In the genome of Bremerella sp. P1, the window GAACTTAACCAGGTCAAGGATGCGCTAAAGGATGTCACAGGCGGTCTGTCTGTCGCATTCGAGACCACAATGCAGGGCCTGGTTGCGGCATTGATCGTTCAACTTCTGTTGACAGCAATCAAAAAGTCAGAGGAAGAGTTTCTAGATTCATGCAGTGAATACTGTGTGCGCAATGTCGTGAGCAGATTGCGTTTGATGCCCTACGAATCGCGAGAAGAGTCGTGACTTCACGTAGAAACCGATCGGGACCGACTATCTCCCTCTTTGCGTTCCAGGACATCATTACTTCAGTGAGTGGCATCATTATCGTGATGGTACTGCTCCTTAGTCTGGAACTCGTGGAACGTCCTGAGCAGGATTCCCAGAGGATTACTTCGTCCGTAGCTACGGATGTTGAGTCGGCGATAACCGAAGCGGAAGCGGAATTAGAGACACTGCAAGGTTCCGTTCAGGAGCTGAATACGCTTATCAGTAATATTGCCGAGACTTCTCCCTCTGAATTGCAGAATGAAATTGATTCCTTGCGTCGAAGGATCGATGAAAAGGAACAAGGCCTGAAACAATTACATGCTCAAGAAGAGCAATTGAAAGAGGAAAAGAAAGACGTTCTGGTACAACAATTCGATCGAAAAGACGAACGTGAAGAACTAGATAAGGTGACCCGAGAACTAGCGGACCTTCAAACGCAACTCGAACAGGAAAGAGATGAGGATCGGCTCGTGTTTACGCTGCCGAAAGGATCCAAGAAGTCTGGATGGCTTGTTGTGGTTGATTCTGGCAGGATCGACACTGCCCCAATTGGCAGGGAAAGCCGACCGATCAGATTTACATCAAGTTCATCCGGATTCCTCGGCACCGACACTGCCGTCAATCAGTTCATGGAATGGGCAAGGGACAGGAATGCTTCATCGTCCTATTTTCTCGTGTTGGTACGCCCGAGTGGCGCATCCGCATTCGATCAACTTGAATCGCGACTGAGCCTTTCGGGTATCCAGTTCGGTTTTGATTTGATTGGCGAAAATCAATCGGTGCTTCACCCTGAGCGAGGAGCTGCCCCATAAATGCGACGTCGACGCCGCTCAAACTCAGCCGATAGCTTGGAACTGTTGCTGGACACTATCTGCAACACTTTCGGTGGGGTACTGTTCATCGCAATTCTGGTTGTCATCCTGCTCCGAATGACCGGTGAGAGCAACGAAGAAAAGCCTATTGAGTCCGTCGCACCTGAGCATTTTCAGGAGTTACAGAATCGCTTGACGTCCGTAACCCGAGAACTGAGCCTTCTACGAGAAAATCGAACCAGCCAACAACGTCTGGCAGAAAAGTTCGCCGAACAAGAGGTGCGTGATCAGATCATCACGCGAAATACACTCCAAGAAGAGTTTGCTGAACTTGAGCGAGAATACAATCAACAACTTGCAAGAAATTCGAGTCAAAGTCACGAGATCGAAAAAACAAGGTCCGAAAATCTTCAAACGGACAAGGACCTGCAACAGGCCCAGGACGAGTTTGAAGATCTCCAGCGGAAGATAGTGGAAGAGAGAAAGTCACGTGTCCAGGAGATGCGATCTCCCGTAGTACGTTCATCAGGGTTTAAGAGTGAAGTCGGCGTGATCTTGCGGTACGGTCGAATGTACGTTTGGCATCGATATGGTCGAGGGGGTTCACGACTTGGCTTAAACACAGATGAATTCGTTGTTGTTGGATCACAGGGTACCTCAGTGATTACTCAGCCCATCCCAACTGCCGGCATCCCCCTTCGGGACGACGATTTATCTCGGGGAAGGTTGCGTGAACGGCTTAGCCAATTCTCCCCCAGGTCAAACGTTATTGCCGTGATTGTGCGTCCAGATAGCTATCGTCAATTCAATGTTCTACGAGACGTTTTGTTAGACGAAGGATTTGAATATCGCCTGATGCCAATGGATCAAAATGGAGAGGTAGCTGACCGTGGAGGATTTGGTGGAAAAGTCCAATAGCCCAACCCTCCATTCGACAACGTTCAAGACTCATCCGATCCTTAAAGCAGACAACACCATCAAGGTTTTTGCCAAATCCTCGGAAGAGAACCTCAAGCATACCTTGATGGTATTATTCTTCCTCAAATCGTTTTCCCATAAAGAGTTGTGATTTTCGATCTAGGCTCATCGGATTCTCTCCCAAGAGACTTTCGCAGTCAAATCGCAGCAAGTTGTACCAGTAGGCTACTGGGAACCTTCGTTCGGTGGGCTTTTGAGAAAAACGCTCAGGACACGCCCTCCTGTGCTTATTGGCAAAATCCCGTTTGTATTAAACAGACCACACCTTTGCGCGGATTGGCCGTGCCTGAAGGATGAATCGCCATGGCAACTGGGGGCGAAGGGTAGCCGAACCGTCGTAGCTGAGCAGGTGGTACTGAAAACAGGGAGTGATCAGGTCTAGTGCGTCCTAAGTTCGCGACTGCATCACCCTTCCGAGCCTAATACCCTATTAACCCAGCGGTAATGTCTCTGCTAAATCGGTGATACAAACGCCAATTTGAGCGTTTGCGAGCCTAAGGCAAGATCGGCCGGGTTATGTCTCTACAAAACAGAGACGATAGCGTAAAGAAAACGCGTCCTCGCAACTCGTTGCGAGTTCCTAGGATAAAACAACGCACTTCTATGCCTGCCTCAGCGTAACCCAGCTTTAGACCTGTTGAATCGCCGCTGCTCTGGCTTCATCGTAGGATGCCACGAAAAGCCGGGCCTGATTCCTTAGCCACTGCCAATTCTCGTCAGCAATTTGCTTCTTGTCGAAAAGAGGGCCACCTATCCCGAACGCCGTTGCTCCAGCGCTCAAGTAGTTTGGCAAATTGACTGTGGTAATACCTCCTGTCGGCATTAGACGGATCTTAGAGAAGGGACCAAGAACGCTCTTAAGATAGTCTGGCCCCAAAGCATTTGCAGGGAATATTTTGATGAAAGTTGCCCCGAAGTCCAACGCTCTTAAGATCTCGGTTGGAGTAATCGCTCCAACAAATATGGGGACATCGGCCTGCAATGCAACTTGAATTACCTCCCGGGTGACTGTAGGCGTTACCAAGAAGGATGCCCCGCTTTCGATCGCGGCTTCTGCCTGGGCTGCCTTGCAAACCGTTCCCGCTCCGACGTTGATTTGCATTGAAAAATCGGAACTCAATGCCCTGATCTGACTCAATGCGTCAGGGGAATTCATTGTGACCTCGACTGTTGTAATGCCTTCGGTGGCGACAGATTCGACCGCAACTTGTGTTTGCGCCCATTCAAATCCACGTAAGATGCCTACAAGTGGTCGGTTCTCAAATAGTTGCCAATTAAACGATGTACTCATAGCAGCGTCTCGTAGTTTTAAATCAAGTTTGTTTTCAACGTGGGCATCAAGGTCGGATGTTGAGGGGGGGCGAGCTTTCTTCAACCTTGCTTGAAAAGAAGCTTATTGTGCGATTGAATTGCGTACCATTGCCCGACCGCTGATAGTCGTTCAACATCGTCGATCACGATTTCGGTAGTCCGATCCGCTAGGCCTGCAATCTCCAGTGCCAATTGGTAAATAGGATTCAGCTTTTTACCTGCCCCCAGGATGATTTGTGACTCGCTCGCAACCTTAGACTTCAGCGACCATATCTCACTACCGATCAATTGCCCGCTCAGAAAAGCTTCACTGACAGAAGGCCTTTGACTGGCTGTCAGTTGCTTGACGCGCACCTGAAAAAGAGAATTTGTCAGGCTTGCATCTCTGGCAAGCCTGACACCCTCGCAAAATGCGTCGATCTTTTCTGGACTGGTCCAATTCAATTCCTCATTGCCGGTCGCCTCGGCACGTTTCAACGAACTATGCTTTCTCAACAATTGAAACAATTCGCCCGTCATGTAAGTACGAAAATCCACCACGTTTCCATCCTTGACCAGAACGTGCTTGGAATGAGTACCTGGCAAAACAACCCAAGCAGTAAGGAAACTAGAGATCAACTCGCCATAAAGCGAACCCAGTCCAACCAACTCGGTTTCCTCGCCCCGGAGAACGTCATTCTTCGCTTGTAGCCCTGATACGAGGTAAACCGGCTGGGTCAACTGCTCGACGTCGTCCAATCGGCAAACAACCAGCCCGCGCCCATCCATTTCGAATGGCGTACGAGCATAAGGAAGCTCTCGCCAGCCAATCGAAGAACTCGCCATACCGGAAATGACCACGGGTACATGGTCAACATCAAACGGCACAGTTTGCGTAAGATCCAAAACATGTCGCCTTAGGGTGCTCTGAAAAAGGCGACAGCGATCGTGGGGCCCCGAGACGCCTGCCAATTCGGCGACACCTTCGTTACTGGACCGCTCAGCGATAATCGTTCGAGTTTCAACTTCAACCAAACGAAGGCGAAAGTTTGTGGTGCCCCAATCACAGTTAAAAAAACAGAAATACATTCAGACTCATTTTTTCAGGGATAACGACATGAAAACTTACTGGGACGACATCCATTTTTAGGGACTATTCACTGAATCAACCAAGCGACCAGGAGTCTCACACGTTGCCGTCAACGACGCTATGAGCAGTCAACTTGTTCTTCCAAGGGCAACCGTCTTCAAGGTATCAGTTCATCTTTGTGCCGTGAGAAATCGATACCAGCGTTTGCTGCACTTTGACTAGAACGCTGCAACGGAATCCCCAGATCTCTCACTCAAACTTTGCCAGTACCGTGCTGGCAGGTTTCCATGCTTTCAAGCCTTTCAATAACTCGGCTGCTAGTTCCGATTTCTGTCTACTCAGATCTACGGACTCCGAGATATCGCTTTCGACATCGTACAGTTCGGTAACTCCGTTTTCTGGCCAATAGATGAGCTTGTATGGCCCGCGACGGATGGCCAACGAGGGGCGGTGCCCCAACGCATGATTCTGAGGAAAAGCCCAGTAGAAAGTCCGATTAAAACGCATGGTAGTTCCCTCAAACGTCTCGACAATACTAATCCCATCCATGTGCTGCTGGTTGCGTTTAGGCAGGCCTAGGATATCCATCATCGTGGGGTAGATATCGGTATTGATCGTCACCGTGGGGTTGGTGGTTCCAGGCGTCATATGGCCAGGCCACTTAACGATTAAAGGAACGCGGATGCCTCCTTCGAATAGGAAACCCTTTCCGAATCGATATGGGGCGGCCGTACTGACGCCCTTTCTGGAGGTGCACATGCTGCCTTGGTCGGAGGTCAGAACAACGATCGTATTGTCCGCAATCCCCAACTCATCCAGCTTTTGCATGATCCGACCGACACTATCGTCCAAGGCTTTGATCTGCCCAGCAAATTCAGGATTGCGTTGGGCTGGGACGGATTGGACCTTGTGTCCACCGCGGACGACTTCCTTCAGCGTCAGGTCAACCTGAGGCATCGATTCGAGCTTTCTATTGAACGATTCCACATGCTCTTTTTTCCCTTGGGCATTCGAAATTGCTGGCTTGTGGACGTTGAAGTACGAGAAGTAAAGTAAGAACGGTTTGTCGCCGTTGCCGTCCAATAATTTGAGTGCTTTATCGGTCAGGGCATCCGTCAGGTAGTCGCCTGGTTTACCATCTTCCATATCGGGAACGTCGCACTTTTTGATATCGCTTTTGTAGGGAAAGTAGTAGTCCGATGGTTGACCTACTCCACAGCCGGCGATATTGACGTCGAACCCGTTGTCAAACACGGAATTTGCATTTCCCATGTGCCATTTGCCGAGAAAGTACGTGGCGTATCCATGCTGCTGGAGAACCTTCGGCCATAACATCTCACCATTTCGCACTGCCCCCGTATTGGTGAGGAGATTCATCCGCGCTGGAAACTTGCCGGTGACAATTCCTGTGCGCGACGGTCCGCATGTCGGATGTGATGCATAGGCATTCGTAAAACAAATGCCCTGGGATGCCAGTTGGTCGATATTGGGCGACTCATGAAATTCACTCCCGTAACAAGACAGGTCCTTGATTCCTAGATCATCCACTAGCAGAAACACGATGTTCGGCTGACCAGGCTTGGCGGCAACAGCGGGGATTCCGGTCAGCAACACAGCGGTAACGGCAAGTGCTGACATCAACACAAGTCGTCGAGTGAGATTGATCATGGAAGGAACACTTTCGATACGGACATTACCCCCTGGTAGTGCCTAGTCGACATCAAGAGCCCAGAAGAGAGTAAGGCGACAAGGATATGAAGTCTTGACCTAACATCGCCAGACATGTTGTCAGGACAATCGAGGCGATTTGAACGTTGTGAACGAATTGAAAGGGATGCCAATTTATGCCCGAACCTTTTCAAGCGAGATCGTTTCGGAGCTTGGCATGCAGGCGACTCTTACTCGAAGGTCGACGAAGCTCTATCTAAGCGTTACCGCGTCTACCAACAGGATCTTTTTCGTGCCACAATCAGGCGATATGGAGACGAGTTTTGACGTGACCAGAAATGACCTCAACTACCTTCCAGGGCAAAGTCAAATCTGTTTTCCCCATCTGCTTCAACCCTAACGACCATATCGGAGAAGCGGTTATACTTGGCTGGCACAGTTTCGATTTCTCCACGCTGAGACTCATTAGACTTTGAGATAACTACCTTGTAGCTTCCAGGCGCGGTACCTTCTCCGTTGATGTAAAACAATTCGTACATACCGTTCCCATTTGTCCGAGCGCTTGCATTGGTGTAACCACTTTCTTGGGGCACAAAAATAATATCGGCTCCTCCAAGTGGCTCCCCATCGAGCGTGACAATACCACTGACGGGTCTTAATTCATCGACGCCACATCCAATCTGCAAGCTGACAAGCAATAGGATTCCGAAACAGATAACGCTTTTCATTTGGGCTGTTCTAACCATTGATAAGATGTTGTCTTCGCGAATAGGTGGATTGTTCGTATAAGCCCCTAGACATCAATTCCGGGAGAAGGTTTGCGTCTCCTCCCGGAATTAACATCGTGAGAACAAATCAGACGTCTTCTTTAGTACCCGCCGATTACTTCCCCATCAGCGCGGTTGATCAGCATCATGAATGCTCCATCGGGCAAGTCATTCGAGCTTCCTAAGGCAATTGTTTCTGGTAAAAACCGAACACTTGCATCACAAAACGCAAATACTGCTCCGCCAGGATGGCGACTCGAAAAGATCTCCGGATGGCAGTCGTTTACGTTAGGGCGGGTGCAATCCTTATTGATCGGTCTCCGTATATCTCCTCGGCGGAGTATCGAGCGACGCGATCTTCCCGTATTGCTGGAATATGGCGTCGGTCCAGCCCAAATCGGAAAAGCATCGTAAGAATCGTTGATCGATCCCTCCGCTTCCCCCACGAGAATGGTGTTACTGCTACCGTCAGTTATATCGCGAAATTTGATCTCACTGTTGTCATTGAAAATTCCACCGAAATCCTTGCTTCCATTCCCGTAGCCTTGATTTCCGACGTAGTTCGATTTGCCGAAACCTTCGGGACTACGCTCAGGCAAGGTCGATGACGGGCAGTTGAATGCTTCGACAATGCTCTCTCCCTGGTCGACATGCACCGGTTGACCTTGCGGATTGATACTGTCATAGAGTGCTGATTGCTCGATAAAGGGCAATAGATGTGTAGCCCAGCCAAGCCGGTGCTTGGGATTCCCGTTTCCTGTAATGTAAAGGAAACCTGGTGGGAACCTTTGAAACGTATCGTGATAATTGTGCAACCCCAGTCCGATCTGCTTAAGGTTGTTCGTGCATTGATTTCGTCGGGCTGCTTCGCGAGCTTGCTGTACTGCTGGCAACAACAAAGCAATGAGCACTCCGATAATAGCGATCACGACGAGTAATTCGACGAGCGTGAAGCCGTAGCCCCTGTGCGTACTGCCTCGATGACAGACCATTTCAAAACTCCGTAAGATCAAAAGATAAGAGAGAATTAAGTACTACAAGAGATGCCTCTCTCTGTTCCTGTAGCCAAATCCTTTTTTGCATTTCCTTATCAGGATCTGCATCCTCGAGTGCGGGCCTTCTTAAAGGCCCGCGACCTATTATTTTCTTGTACTTACCATTTACCTTTCTAGCTGTGTAAGACGACCTGAAAACATTCGATTCCTGAGGCACGACCTGTCCCATCTTTCGGGGTTGAGGCTAGCCTCGCGTCATCGTCACTCTGGAGCAATAAGATGAGTAACGAATGCACTACTACTATTCTCCAAACACTCAAGAAAGTGTCGTAGAAAAGCGGGCGTAAACGAAAGACTGCCAGAGTTCGCTGCGCGACATCATTTCTGACATGCCTGGAAATTATTCCATTGGGCTAATACCTCGCGCAGTTAACCATTCCCATGATGCAAGAGACGGCTGCTGAATTAGCATGTCAGTCGGCATTCGCTGTTGACTCACGTGTCGCAACTAGCTCGGGAGTGCCTGTGCCTGACAGGAGCTCCTATTAGGTATTCGATCAAACACATCGAAAGCAAGGTTTAGAATCCTGTCTCTGGCATGCCCCCCAAAAACTGGTACATGTGTTAGGAGAGTCTAGAGGCCAATTTCGGCCAAGGAGACTCCCGTGACCAAGAAGCGTCACTGATAAAGAGCCCGGCAGCAAGTTGCCGGGCTCTTTTTTTGATTTCAATCAAGCTTGATCGGCTGGGTTAGTTTACTGGAACTTCCTCCCCTAGCGGCAGACGCGGCGTACCAGGTACGACGTCCTGATAGCGGGCGTCCCCGTACCCAAACCGAAGTTCGTCGTAGTAGAACTCGAGTTTGGACATTTGTGGATCCATGACTTCTCGGCCGAGATAGTTGCCGCTTCCGTCATAGGCGTCGTACAGATCCAGGTAGCCAGAGCTCTTCCATTCCGGCTTGTAGATGCCGAATTGCATATTCGGTTCACGAACGCAGTTGTAGCCTAGCGGACCGTCGTACCGATAAACGGACTCGTCATTGCACCAGATTTCGAGGAAACCATCGCCATCCTGGTTGTAGTTCCACTTCCAGTGCAAGACAAAGTCATGCCATTGGCCACGTTTCATGGGAACCATGGAAGCGTACGACCGATTGGCTCGCATTGTGGCGATCCCCTCTTCTAATGTTTCGGGGACCACGTCGTCCCAAGTGTGCTGAATCGCGAACTGTCCCTTGTCCGTGCGAATGCACATCGATGGACTTGAGTGCAGGTTGGTACCACCGTTTCCACCACCGTGCCATTGAAAGTTCAGGCTATTGATTCGTGGCGCTGGGTCGGGAAAGTCCTCTGGCACGTAGATGCTGATCCCCATCCAGCGTTCAATCCCCTCAGGGGTTTTAGGGGCATAGTAAATCTTGGGAACGACTTCGCTGCGATAGTTCGAAGGGTAGGCTTCGTTGCGGGGTACATATGTCCGCATTGCGTAGTTACCTTTACGACGGATTTGACGATAGGGTGCCGTGATGAAGTCGGTGACGCCATCGTTATAGCCGTAAATGTAAGCACCGGATGGATCATCAGAGTCAACGAGGTTGTTGCCGAAACCATCATTCCCCCAAGCGCTCAAGACGAAGTGCGTGTAGTCCCCGTTGTATGCTGGATTCGTTGGATTGGTATAGGGGTATTGGTAATTGATGAAGGTGCCGTCTTCCCAGTCTTGAACGAATTTAAGCGCCGCCTTGTTCCGCCTTGGTGCGGTGGTGAACGGCAGACGTGGAGTGCCTGGCACGACATCTTGATACAGGGCCGTCTCGTCTCCCACGCTGTAGTCGTCGAAGAGCAACTCTAGTTCCGTGATTGGCGGATCCACAGGCGCTGTGCCGTTGGGTTCTCCGTTTTGGTCGTACAGTTGAACCTTGTCAACAAAGTTTGCATTTCTCCAGTCATTTCGATTGCAGCCGAAGATGACCCAGGGAGCTGTGCTGTAGTTGTAACCGAGCGGACCTTCGTAATAGTAAACGGAGATATCGTTATGCCAGATCTCCAGGAACCCGTCGCCACCGGAGTTGTAGTTCCACTTCACATGGAAGACAAAGTCGTTCCATTGGCCAGGAATGACTGGTACCAGTTCGGCGTTGCTTCGGTTTTCCTGCTGAATCTGAAAACCTTCCGCACTGCTGGCCGGGATCGTATCGTCCCAGGAATGGCTGATATGAAAAGAGCCATTCATGATTGTCAGTTTCAGGGGCCCCCCATTGTGAATGTTATGCCCGTTACCCAGCCAACGCACGACCTTCGTTTGGCTAGTTGTCGCTTGCCAATTGGCTGGAACGTAAACACTGAAGGCAAACCAGCGTTCCAAACCATCGATTGGCAAAACCTCCTCTTCCCGCGTCTCGGCCAGTTCACTTCGGAAGGAACGCCACTCTCGGGGAACATAAGTGCTAACGCTGTATTGCCCTGATCGAGAAATCGTATCAGTTACTAAGAGGCGGTCATAAATTCCATCGTTGTAACCTGCCATCAGGTCTTCATTACCAGGGGCGCCGGCAGTCCCCAAGTTCGCCCCATCGACATAGAGAAAGAAGGTCGAATAGTCGAGGTTCCCATTGGGAATCGGCTCGAGCAGGGTACCATTCTCAAACCCGGTGGAATAGAGAATAGCCGCTTGATTGCGGGTAACGCCTTGGGCCCCCACTGCCGTAACCAGGCAATGCAAGCATGAGAGTGCCAGAAAAACACG includes:
- a CDS encoding carboxypeptidase-like regulatory domain-containing protein encodes the protein MKSVICFGILLLVSLQIGCGVDELRPVSGIVTLDGEPLGGADIIFVPQESGYTNASARTNGNGMYELFYINGEGTAPGSYKVVISKSNESQRGEIETVPAKYNRFSDMVVRVEADGENRFDFALEGS
- a CDS encoding heparin lyase I family protein gives rise to the protein MLYRVFLALSCLHCLVTAVGAQGVTRNQAAILYSTGFENGTLLEPIPNGNLDYSTFFLYVDGANLGTAGAPGNEDLMAGYNDGIYDRLLVTDTISRSGQYSVSTYVPREWRSFRSELAETREEEVLPIDGLERWFAFSVYVPANWQATTSQTKVVRWLGNGHNIHNGGPLKLTIMNGSFHISHSWDDTIPASSAEGFQIQQENRSNAELVPVIPGQWNDFVFHVKWNYNSGGDGFLEIWHNDISVYYYEGPLGYNYSTAPWVIFGCNRNDWRNANFVDKVQLYDQNGEPNGTAPVDPPITELELLFDDYSVGDETALYQDVVPGTPRLPFTTAPRRNKAALKFVQDWEDGTFINYQYPYTNPTNPAYNGDYTHFVLSAWGNDGFGNNLVDSDDPSGAYIYGYNDGVTDFITAPYRQIRRKGNYAMRTYVPRNEAYPSNYRSEVVPKIYYAPKTPEGIERWMGISIYVPEDFPDPAPRINSLNFQWHGGGNGGTNLHSSPSMCIRTDKGQFAIQHTWDDVVPETLEEGIATMRANRSYASMVPMKRGQWHDFVLHWKWNYNQDGDGFLEIWCNDESVYRYDGPLGYNCVREPNMQFGIYKPEWKSSGYLDLYDAYDGSGNYLGREVMDPQMSKLEFYYDELRFGYGDARYQDVVPGTPRLPLGEEVPVN
- a CDS encoding sulfatase produces the protein MINLTRRLVLMSALAVTAVLLTGIPAVAAKPGQPNIVFLLVDDLGIKDLSCYGSEFHESPNIDQLASQGICFTNAYASHPTCGPSRTGIVTGKFPARMNLLTNTGAVRNGEMLWPKVLQQHGYATYFLGKWHMGNANSVFDNGFDVNIAGCGVGQPSDYYFPYKSDIKKCDVPDMEDGKPGDYLTDALTDKALKLLDGNGDKPFLLYFSYFNVHKPAISNAQGKKEHVESFNRKLESMPQVDLTLKEVVRGGHKVQSVPAQRNPEFAGQIKALDDSVGRIMQKLDELGIADNTIVVLTSDQGSMCTSRKGVSTAAPYRFGKGFLFEGGIRVPLIVKWPGHMTPGTTNPTVTINTDIYPTMMDILGLPKRNQQHMDGISIVETFEGTTMRFNRTFYWAFPQNHALGHRPSLAIRRGPYKLIYWPENGVTELYDVESDISESVDLSRQKSELAAELLKGLKAWKPASTVLAKFE
- a CDS encoding bifunctional 4-hydroxy-2-oxoglutarate aldolase/2-dehydro-3-deoxy-phosphogluconate aldolase; the encoded protein is MSTSFNWQLFENRPLVGILRGFEWAQTQVAVESVATEGITTVEVTMNSPDALSQIRALSSDFSMQINVGAGTVCKAAQAEAAIESGASFLVTPTVTREVIQVALQADVPIFVGAITPTEILRALDFGATFIKIFPANALGPDYLKSVLGPFSKIRLMPTGGITTVNLPNYLSAGATAFGIGGPLFDKKQIADENWQWLRNQARLFVASYDEARAAAIQQV
- a CDS encoding 2-dehydro-3-deoxygalactonokinase, whose protein sequence is MYFCFFNCDWGTTNFRLRLVEVETRTIIAERSSNEGVAELAGVSGPHDRCRLFQSTLRRHVLDLTQTVPFDVDHVPVVISGMASSSIGWRELPYARTPFEMDGRGLVVCRLDDVEQLTQPVYLVSGLQAKNDVLRGEETELVGLGSLYGELISSFLTAWVVLPGTHSKHVLVKDGNVVDFRTYMTGELFQLLRKHSSLKRAEATGNEELNWTSPEKIDAFCEGVRLARDASLTNSLFQVRVKQLTASQRPSVSEAFLSGQLIGSEIWSLKSKVASESQIILGAGKKLNPIYQLALEIAGLADRTTEIVIDDVERLSAVGQWYAIQSHNKLLFKQG
- a CDS encoding DUF1559 domain-containing protein; this encodes MIAIIGVLIALLLPAVQQAREAARRNQCTNNLKQIGLGLHNYHDTFQRFPPGFLYITGNGNPKHRLGWATHLLPFIEQSALYDSINPQGQPVHVDQGESIVEAFNCPSSTLPERSPEGFGKSNYVGNQGYGNGSKDFGGIFNDNSEIKFRDITDGSSNTILVGEAEGSINDSYDAFPIWAGPTPYSSNTGRSRRSILRRGDIRRPINKDCTRPNVNDCHPEIFSSRHPGGAVFAFCDASVRFLPETIALGSSNDLPDGAFMMLINRADGEVIGGY